The following is a genomic window from Helicobacter sp. NHP19-003.
AGACAGAATGGCTTTGTATAGTTTCATCCATAGTTTAAGCACAAACTTTGGTTCAAGCATATTTGAACCCGTAGCAAAAGAATTGGGGTGTTTAAAATTCGATCGTGCAGAGTTGCAGACGAAGTCTGGAGACAGAATCACCCCAGAGGCTCAACAGGTGATTCAAGACATCATGAATTGCCTAGAAACAGCGACCAACAAACCAAATAAGGCGTGCGAGATTGCCAAAATTCTTAAAGCCATGCGTGGAGCAATTGGCGCAAACACGATTGCCATCAAACCCACAAAAGTAGATTTGCGCCTAGCAAAAAATGGGAGTGTCTATTTGATCGACCTCAAAACAGCCAAACCCAATATGGGCGAATTTAAGGGGTTTAAACGCACTCTGTTAACTTGGGTGGCGGCTTTTGCCTACGACCACCCAAACATCACCGACATACATACCCTTATTGCCATCCCTTACAACCCTTATGCGCCAAAACCCTATGAGCGTTGGACTCTAGCAGGGATGTTGGATTTAAAACATGAACTCATGGTGGGGAAAGATTTTTGGGATTTTGTAGGAGGAGAGGGCAGCTATACCATGCTCTTGGAGTGTTTTGAGGAAGTTGGCTTGCAAATGCGCGATGAAATTGACGCGTACTTTAAGAAGTTTATGGACTAAAAGGCATTTTAAAAAGCATCACCTCTAGCGGGATTTGGTTGGCTTTGGCAAACTTTGTAATGGTATCTAAGATTTGGGTTTTATCCGGCAGGGGGATGTCAAAAATGCGGGTGTAAATCTCTAGCTCTTTGGGGATGGTGGGCGTGCCTAAATGGGTGGAGAAAATAAAAATCGTGGCGTTGTAAGCGGCGTTGTTTAAAATCAAGCGCGCCATGCGTTGCAAGAGCGCCACCGCACTAGGGCTTTGCTCTAGCTCATTCTCAATGTCTTTAAGCACCAAAAACAGCTCGGTGTCAAAGGGGCGGTCGTAGTGGGCTTTTAAAAAGCTCTCGGGCTGAGGTGGGGGTTTTGGTGAGCGAGGCAATGCCTAAGGATTTGG
Proteins encoded in this region:
- a CDS encoding TdeIII family type II restriction endonuclease produces the protein MPFHTRLLGKDRMALYSFIHSLSTNFGSSIFEPVAKELGCLKFDRAELQTKSGDRITPEAQQVIQDIMNCLETATNKPNKACEIAKILKAMRGAIGANTIAIKPTKVDLRLAKNGSVYLIDLKTAKPNMGEFKGFKRTLLTWVAAFAYDHPNITDIHTLIAIPYNPYAPKPYERWTLAGMLDLKHELMVGKDFWDFVGGEGSYTMLLECFEEVGLQMRDEIDAYFKKFMD